The nucleotide window ACGCGCAGGAGTTCCGCACGATCATCGAGCACCTGGACAAAACGAAGTTCCAGCCCTGGGTATTTCAATACCCTTCGGGGCTCGGGCTCGATGTGCTGGGCAATGAGCTGGTACAGGCGATTGTCGAGCTCTATGCGAAGTACCGCTTCGACCGCCTGGTCATCGTTGCCCACAGCATGGGAGGCCTGGTCTCCCGGGCTGCCGTTAACCAGATCGTGAACCAGTACCCGAACCATCCTATCAAACTCTTTGTGTCGATCTCGACGCCCTGGGATGGCGTTGATACGGCCCGGCTGGGCGTCGATTATTCGCCCGTCGTGGTACCCGCATGGAAAGACGTGGTGCCAGAAAGTCCGTTCCTCCAGGGGCTCTTCGAGCGGCCGCTGTCTCCCTCGGTGCCTTATTACCTGATGTTCGGCGTCGTTGGCGGGGACGGCACGGATGGCTCCGTTCCGCTGACGAGTGTGATTTCCCTGCACGCCCAGGATGACGCAATCCGCATCTACGGTTATCCGGAAACACACACGAGCATCCTGCGGAGCAGCGCGATGATCGAGCGGCTGAACACTCTTCTCAGGCAGAAGGCCTTATAACAACACGCTCCGGATCGGCATTTTCGATCGGGTGATCACGATCCTGTCCCTGCCCACGGTCAGGAAACATGACAATGGGTTGGAACTGTTCAGGGCGTCCGTACCCGGGAGAGGGCTTATGGATTCATCGAACACAAGGTCGCGCGACCGGTCCGTCGGGGATCACATCCGCGCTCATCGTTATCGTCTCATAATACCGGTGATCGCTGCGGCAGTGATCGTTGTCGCTGCGCTCTGGGCGGTCATCGCTTCCCTGCGTCCGCTTCCGCCGCGAACCGTGACCATGGCCACCGGACCTGAGGGGGGCTCGCATTATGATATCGGGAAACGCTACCGAGAACTTCTCGCACACGAGGGGATCAAGCTGCAGCTGCTGACGACCGCGGGAGACCTGGAGAACCTGGCACTGCTGCGTGATCCCCGGTCGCGCGTGGAAGTTGCCTTTCTGCAGAGCGGCATCACGAGTGAAAAGGCATCTCCTGATCTCGAGTCTCTCGGCGCGGTATTCTATGAACCCCTCTGGTTCTTTTATCGAGGCGTCATCCCGGGCAAGAGATTGGAGGCTCTGCGGGGCCGGAAAATATCGATCGGTCCAGAGGGCAGCGGCACAAGAGCGCTGGCGCTTGAACTTCTCGCCCGGAATGGAATCGACCAGCGTTTCGCACATCTGCTTCCGCTTGCGCCCCGGGAGGCCGGAGAAAATCTGCTCCGGGGCGAGATCGATGCCGCGCTCATGGTCGCATCCTGGGACTCTCCCGTGGTACAGCGATTAATCTCAGACAAGAACATTAACCTCGCGAGCTTCCCCCGTGCCGACGCCTATGTTGCGCTGTATCCCTTCCTGAATAAGCTGACGGTGCCTGCCGGCGTGGGCGACCTGGCGAAGAACCGGCCGCCTACGGACGTGACCCTCTTTGCACCGAAAGCCAGCCTCGTGGTGCGCAAAGACCTTCATCCGGCGATACAGTACCTGCTGCTCGACGCCGCAGCGCAGATCCATTCCGGACCGGGGATATTTCAGAAATCAGGACAGTTTCCTGCCGCTGAATCGATAGATCTTCCTCTCAGCGACGAGGCCCGCCAGTTCTACAAGTCGGGACGTCCTTTCCTCCAGCGCCACCTCCCATTCTGGCTGGCAGTTTTGATCGACCGGCTGCTCATCCTGCTCATTCCGTTGTTCGGCGTGATCTATCCGTTGCTGCGGTTAATGCCGGCCATATACGGCTGGGAAATGCGGTGGCGGATCTTCCGGCTGTACCGCGAATTGAGAACCCTTGAGAAAGACCTGGAATCCCGCGGCGCGGGAGAGGCTATTGGAGATCTGAACAAGTGGCTTGAACGGCTTGAAGAGAAGGCAAATCGTCTTCGCGTGCCTCTGTTCTACGCGAACCAGTTGTATACGTTGCGTATGCACATCACGCTGGTCCGCGAGCGGCTCATGAGGTGGGAGGGGTCGGCGAACGAAGATTGATGATGTGGCCCGGACATAGAGACAACTCGATGGGTGCATGGATGACAGGTCCATGGTGGTCCCGCGCGAAGCAAGTAGCTGTGCTCCTGTCATGGTGCCTTGCGCTTACGATGATATTCGCAGTTGCCGGGACGGCGCAGGCGCAGCAGCTCGAACCCCGGGCTTACTCGCCGGCGCCGGTGGGCCTGAACTTCCTCGGCCTGGGCTACCTTTTCTCGAGCGGCGGGGTGGTCACCGACCCTGCTTCGCTGATACAGAACGTCCAAGCCAGGGTCTCCGCCGTGGGACCCTACTACGGGCATACGTTCGGCCTCTTCGGCCGTCTGGCGAACGTGACCGTAGCGACGCCTCTCGCTGAGGCTCATGTCCATGGCGATGTGCAGGATGTGGGCCGCAGCGTCGAACGTTCCGGGCTGCTTGACCCTCAGGTGCGGTTCGCCGTGAACCTGTTGGGCGGGCCGGCGCTGACGCCGCAGGAATTCCGCGAGCACAGACCTGAGACAACCCTGGGTGCAAGCCTCATCGTCAGTGCCCCTCTCGGGGAGTACGATTCAACGAAGCTGGTCAACCTCGGCACCAACCGATGGGCATGCAAGCCCGAACTGGGGCTTTCGCAGCCGGCAGGCAACTGGACCTTCGAGCTCTACGCGGGAGTCTGGCTGTTCGAGGCCAACGACAACTTCTTCGGCGGCCAGGTGCGGAGGCAGGACCCGCTTGCGTCGTACCAGGCGCACATCGTATACGAGGTGCGCCCGCGGCTATGGGCAGCCGCCGATTTCACTTACTATGCAGGCGGTGAGACCACGGTCAACGGCAATCCGCAGAACGACCGGCAGGGCAATACCCGCGGCGGGCTGACGCTCTCGTTCCCGATCAAGCAGGACCAGTCCCTTAAACTAACGTGGGCGCGGGGAGTGTCGACAAGGGTCGGCTCGAGTTTCGACACAATGGGTATTGCCTGGCAGTGGACCTGGCTTTAACCGGGATGGGCGGTCTGTCCCGCGGTCCTTTGGTAAAAGAGGAGTGTAGAGGAGGAGAAAAGTCAGGGATGTATTTCTTCGCCGCCATCCAAGAATTTCTCTGTGTGCTCTGCGGTTCAACGGAGACAATGCGGAAAGCAGTTGCAGGAGGACGATCATGATAAAGAAATTGCTGGTACAACTGAACAGGGCTGCCGGCTGGAAGAAGGGCGGGGGCCTCTTCATCTTTGCCGTCCTCCTGGGCGCGATGGCGCATCCCAGCTTCGCCGAGAACGCAGATGCCGCAAAAGCTGTCAAGCCCCGGCCGCGCATCGGTCTTGTGCTCTCCGGCGGCGGCGCCCGCGGAGCAGCGCACATCGGCGTGCTGAAGGTGCTGGAAGAGCTGCGCGTACCTGTCGATTACATTGCCGGGACCAGCATGGGCTCGATCGTGGGCGGATCCTACGCCTCGGGCAACTCCATCGACCAGATGCTGCGCGACATCAGCACCATCAAGTCGGCAGACCTGGCAACGGACGCCCCGCCGCGGCGGGATGTCTCGGTGCGGCGCAAGCAGGACGACCTGCTGAACTACATCGGACCCGAAATGGGATTCCGCGGCGGATCACTGCTCCTGCCGAAGGGCGTCGTGACCGGCGTGGGCCTGGAGGCTGTCCTGCGCGATCTGGCCAAGGTCAAAGGCTCCGTCGACTTCGATAAGCTGCCGATCCCGTTCCGCGCAGTGGCAACCGACATCGAGACCGGCAAGATGACGGTATTCCGCTCGGGCGACCTGGCTGCCGTCATGCGCGCCAGCATGTCGGTGCCGGGAGCGATAGCGCCGGCCGAGGTGGACGGCAGGGCGCTGGTTGACGGAGGCCTTACGCGCAACCTGCCGGTGGACGTGGCGCGCGATATGGGCGCCGACATTGTCATTGCCGTGAACCTCGGCACGCCGCTCATGCCGCGCGACCAGATCAGCTCGCTGCTCGGCGTCACGGGCCAGATGATCAACATCCTGACCGAACAGAACGTGCAGGCATCGCTTGCTTCGCTCAAACCCGACGACATCCTCATCCTGCCCGAGCTGGGGGATTACTCCTCGACCGATTTTGACCACATGCCGGACACCGTGCCCATCGGCGAGGCTGCCGCGCGAAAGGTCCGGGACCGGCTTGCGCGCTACAGCCTGTCGCCGGAGCAGTATGCGGAGCACCGCCGCCGGCAGAAGGGTGTGGAAGCCGCCGCCCCGAAGGTGATCGACGAGATCCGTGTCGAAGGTCTGAAGCGCGTCAATCCCGCTGTCATTGAGGAGACCATGGAGACGCAAACGGGCAAGCCGCTGGATACGAAGGTACTGGACGCTGATATGCGGCGCCTCTACGGGCGGGGGGATTTCGAGCATGTCGGGTATCGGCTGATCGAGGAGCCGGGGAAGCGCATCCTGGTCGTCGACGCGGTGGAGAAATCCTGGGGGCCCAATTATGTGCGTTTAGGCCTCGGGCTGTCCTCTGAATCCGGCGGCGACTCGTACTTCAATGTGCTCGCCAGCCATCGGATGACGTGGCTCAACTCGCTGGGGGCCGAATGGAAGAACGATGTCCAGATGGGGCAGGCGACCAGGCTCGCCTCGGAGTTCTACCAGCCCTTGTCCGTCAACCGGTACCTCTTCGTAGCGCCGACGGTGGAGTATGACCAATATTACTTGCAGATATTCCATGGGGGCATACCGCTCGCCAAGTACAACATTCGCAGCACCACCGCGGGGTTAGATCTGGGCAGTCAGATCACCAAGTACGGCGAATTGCGCGTCGGCCTTGTGTACGGCCCGCGCACATTCACCTTGAACACGGGTCCTGCGGAACTGGCCCCGGCAGACGGCCAGGCTGACATCGGCGCGGTGCGTGCCCGTCTGCGCATCGACCAGTTGGACAGCGTCAAATTCCCGCGCAGCGGCTATGCCGCTTTTGCGGATATCCTAGACTCGCAAACCGGGCTGGGCGCCCGCGACGACTATACGCGCTGGGAGGCCAGTGTTGTTTCCGCAGTCTCCTTCGGCGACAACACCGTGCAGGTCGCGCTCAAGGGGGGCGGCGCGGTCGGCTCTTCCAAGCTGCCTGTTTACGACCAGTTCTCCTTCGGCGGGTTCCTGCAATTGTCAGGTTACCAGACCGGACAGTTCTATGGTGAGTCCCTGACCTTCGGGCGGCTGATGTATTACCGGAAACTGACCAAGGCGGTGCTGACGGAAGGCGTGTATGCCGGCGCTTCCCTCGAGGCCGGCCGGATCGGCGGCCAGTTGGTCTCCGGCAACCCGACCGGCGTGCTCGAGGCGGGATCGCTGTTCCTGGCGGCTGATACGCCGCTTGGCCCGGTGTACCTCGCTTACGGCATAGCGCAGGACAGCAACAGGACTGTTTACTTCTTTCTCGGCCTGCCCTACTTTTAACCATTGGCAAGGACCGTTTTTCCGGGAATGCGGGGAGCAATGGTGCGAGAGCATGCCCCGGGTTATACTCTCGATCCTCTCAGGGGCACCGATCGTATCTTCGTTGTGGCTGATCTGGTCCGGAATGTTTTTTACGACCAGCATGTAGTGGTAGTACGGACGCCACGGATCCCCCCCCCCGATGGTATCGTCTGAGCATTCTGCTCATGACGAGGCATTCTCTCCTGTCAACGAATAAGAAGTGTAGCCGGTCGGCAAGCCCGTACGTTGACAGGGGATGAGCGTGGAGTTATGATTCAGTTGATGAGATCTATGCCCGGGAATAACAACGGAGGAACTGTATGAAAAGGATAGGAACTGCATTGCTTACCCTGTCGGTGAGTGCTTCGCTGATTGCCTTGCCTGCGTGTACTACCGTCAACCCCTATACCGAAGAGAAGCAGACATCCAAGGCTGCCGAGGGCGCGACCATAGGCGGCGTTGTAGGCGCCATATTGGGTGCGGCAACGGCCAGCAGGGGGAATCGCGCGGAAATGGCGCTGATCGGCGCCGGCGTCGGTGCCATTGCCGGCGGCGGCGCGGGCTATTACATGGATGTGCAGGAGGCCAAACTGCGCCAGAAACTGGAAGGCACGGGCGTGCATGTGGTGCGCAGCGGCAACGAGATCCGCCTCGTGATGCCGGGTGACGTCACCTTTGAGACCAATAGCGCCAGCCTCGATTCAAAATTTTTTGACGTGCTGGATTCCGTCACCACGGTGCTCCAGGAATATAAGTCAACGCTGGTCACCGTGGCGGGGTATACCGACAGCACGGGCGCGGCCGATTATAACCAGAAGCTTTCGGAGAAACGGGCTACCACCGTGGCCCTGTATCTCCACAGCAGGGGAGTGGCCAAGGAGCGTCTGGCGGCCATCGGCCATGGTGAAGCACACCCCGTTGCAGGCAACGATACTGCCGAAGGCCGGGCAAGGAATCGCCGCGTCGAGATCACACTGGACCCGATCACCAAATGAAACATGCAGCCGCGGGGGCGGGAGATATCCCCCCTTCGTGGTAGGACGCCTCACTTCCTTCGCTTCTCCGCGTGACCAGAAAGAATGTTGACCGCCTCCCCGATCCGCATGCGGCAGTCACCCGCGCTTAGCCGTTAACATTGGTTTACCGGAAAAGGGACGGGTTTGATGATTGCTCCAAAGCCTGCTATACTAAATACAGGCTTACCCGGGAGGGGGAGACGAGGCATGCACAGGAAGGACCATCGCCATTTGCACAGGAATGAAAAGCGCCAATATGAAAAGATAACACGAGATCGCATCACCGTGATGATCAGGGCAGCCGTCGATAGCGGAGCAGACATCTCCGGCGAAAACCCCTGGCATATCGATGCAGGACGGCATGGTATTTTACTTCAGGCCGAATGGAATGAAACCGCGTCAACATTAACCGTATCGATTACCCATCACAACTGGTACGTGCCCCGCGATGAAGTCTGGGAAGCCATCGATTCTCTCATGGACCCAGTCACGAAAAGGGACATTCCATGACGCAAACATGCGTGCACGGTGATCATCCTCCCTAGAATCTGCTGCTGTCCCTCCATACAGACCGGTGCCCTCGATAGGCGTCCAGAGAGCGCTTCTCTTCTCGGCGCAGGGCAGCATCCCGTCGTTACCTCTGCTATCAAACTCCCATTCCTGAACTTCAAATCCTTCATGCGGACATTCAGCTCAATCTCGTTTTATGATCCAGATACAACGATCTTTCACCATATAAACGTAGCCGCACTCCATGCCGGAGTCGCTCCGCGCTCTTCCGCAAGCCATTGACATAAACGTCCTTCACCTTCTTCGCTGCACCATGGCGAGGAATCGTGGGGCAGCGGTCGAAATCTTCTAAGTTGCAATAGGTCAAGATCTTCCGGTTATCGACGGCAGCTGCCATCACCCCTTGCAATCATCCCGGCATGGGAATAGTGCAGGTTCATTACAAATTCATGGTTCAGCCTTGCTCCGGGATCGTGCCTATGAGAAAACTAATGTTTACTTGACACCGCAGCGAAACTTTGGTAGTTTGATGAAACGGCAGGCACATGCACGCTATGTTACATTTTGCTCTTCGCGGCGATGCGTGACAGCAGGCGTATGCTGGACGTTCGAGGCCTGGTGGGGAAGGGCAGAACGCCTTCCCCTGCCTCCAGAAGCGTCCAGGAGACGGATCCATCTTGAGTGCTGGCAGCCCCCGAGGAGAGCCAACGATGCCGTCAAACGCACCAGCCCTTGGTAAGAATAAGAGAATATTTATTGTCGAAGACGACCCCGGCATGGTGAGGCTTCACTTGGCGTTTCTCTCGGGTCTTTTCGAGGTCGTCATACGGCTTTGCGGCTCGGATGCCATACAGTATTTGAGAAAGAACCATCCCATCGATCTTGCCGTAATAGACATGAAGCTGCCGGACATATCGGGACTCGAAGTTCTCAAGGAAATAAAACAAAAGCTGCCCAGTGTCCCGGCGATCATTATCACCGGTTTTGGCAGCGAGGATGTCGCGGTGAAGGCCTTTCGGTGCGGGGCCCGCGACTACGTCAAAAAACCC belongs to Nitrospirota bacterium and includes:
- a CDS encoding TAXI family TRAP transporter solute-binding subunit — encoded protein: MDSSNTRSRDRSVGDHIRAHRYRLIIPVIAAAVIVVAALWAVIASLRPLPPRTVTMATGPEGGSHYDIGKRYRELLAHEGIKLQLLTTAGDLENLALLRDPRSRVEVAFLQSGITSEKASPDLESLGAVFYEPLWFFYRGVIPGKRLEALRGRKISIGPEGSGTRALALELLARNGIDQRFAHLLPLAPREAGENLLRGEIDAALMVASWDSPVVQRLISDKNINLASFPRADAYVALYPFLNKLTVPAGVGDLAKNRPPTDVTLFAPKASLVVRKDLHPAIQYLLLDAAAQIHSGPGIFQKSGQFPAAESIDLPLSDEARQFYKSGRPFLQRHLPFWLAVLIDRLLILLIPLFGVIYPLLRLMPAIYGWEMRWRIFRLYRELRTLEKDLESRGAGEAIGDLNKWLERLEEKANRLRVPLFYANQLYTLRMHITLVRERLMRWEGSANED
- a CDS encoding transporter, with the translated sequence MLLSWCLALTMIFAVAGTAQAQQLEPRAYSPAPVGLNFLGLGYLFSSGGVVTDPASLIQNVQARVSAVGPYYGHTFGLFGRLANVTVATPLAEAHVHGDVQDVGRSVERSGLLDPQVRFAVNLLGGPALTPQEFREHRPETTLGASLIVSAPLGEYDSTKLVNLGTNRWACKPELGLSQPAGNWTFELYAGVWLFEANDNFFGGQVRRQDPLASYQAHIVYEVRPRLWAAADFTYYAGGETTVNGNPQNDRQGNTRGGLTLSFPIKQDQSLKLTWARGVSTRVGSSFDTMGIAWQWTWL
- a CDS encoding patatin-like phospholipase family protein, yielding MIKKLLVQLNRAAGWKKGGGLFIFAVLLGAMAHPSFAENADAAKAVKPRPRIGLVLSGGGARGAAHIGVLKVLEELRVPVDYIAGTSMGSIVGGSYASGNSIDQMLRDISTIKSADLATDAPPRRDVSVRRKQDDLLNYIGPEMGFRGGSLLLPKGVVTGVGLEAVLRDLAKVKGSVDFDKLPIPFRAVATDIETGKMTVFRSGDLAAVMRASMSVPGAIAPAEVDGRALVDGGLTRNLPVDVARDMGADIVIAVNLGTPLMPRDQISSLLGVTGQMINILTEQNVQASLASLKPDDILILPELGDYSSTDFDHMPDTVPIGEAAARKVRDRLARYSLSPEQYAEHRRRQKGVEAAAPKVIDEIRVEGLKRVNPAVIEETMETQTGKPLDTKVLDADMRRLYGRGDFEHVGYRLIEEPGKRILVVDAVEKSWGPNYVRLGLGLSSESGGDSYFNVLASHRMTWLNSLGAEWKNDVQMGQATRLASEFYQPLSVNRYLFVAPTVEYDQYYLQIFHGGIPLAKYNIRSTTAGLDLGSQITKYGELRVGLVYGPRTFTLNTGPAELAPADGQADIGAVRARLRIDQLDSVKFPRSGYAAFADILDSQTGLGARDDYTRWEASVVSAVSFGDNTVQVALKGGGAVGSSKLPVYDQFSFGGFLQLSGYQTGQFYGESLTFGRLMYYRKLTKAVLTEGVYAGASLEAGRIGGQLVSGNPTGVLEAGSLFLAADTPLGPVYLAYGIAQDSNRTVYFFLGLPYF
- a CDS encoding OmpA family protein, whose translation is MKRIGTALLTLSVSASLIALPACTTVNPYTEEKQTSKAAEGATIGGVVGAILGAATASRGNRAEMALIGAGVGAIAGGGAGYYMDVQEAKLRQKLEGTGVHVVRSGNEIRLVMPGDVTFETNSASLDSKFFDVLDSVTTVLQEYKSTLVTVAGYTDSTGAADYNQKLSEKRATTVALYLHSRGVAKERLAAIGHGEAHPVAGNDTAEGRARNRRVEITLDPITK